In the Gossypium arboreum isolate Shixiya-1 unplaced genomic scaffold, ASM2569848v2 Contig00305, whole genome shotgun sequence genome, one interval contains:
- the LOC108455236 gene encoding probable transcription factor At5g61620 isoform X1, with the protein MVKEAGRKCSHCGHNGHNSRTCYVHNSRCCNGKGGCVKLFGVKIGAMYQKQENVMKKSFSMGNLQSHAENNNDDDGYFSDGQIQSKKHKASHERKRGKPWTEEEHRTFLAGLRKLGKGDWRGISKNFVPTRTPTQVASHAQKYFLRQAGTDKKKRRPSLFDMEFQEFGSSASPSDSLQRKPLEVHLRPPNHFHIIAWMIVQSDP; encoded by the exons ATGGTGAAAGAAGCAGGGAGAAAGTGCTCTCATTGTGGACACAATGGCCATAATTCGAGAACTTGTTATGTTCACAATTCGAGATGTTGTAACGGAAAAGGAGGGTGTGTCAAGCTTTTCGGTGTTAAGATAGGTGCAATGTATCAAAAGCAAGAGAATGTAATGAAGAAAAGTTTTAGCATGGGAAATCTGCAATCTCATGCAGAAAACAACAACGATGATGATGGGTATTTTTCTGATGGCCAGATTCAGTCTAAGAAACACAAAGCCTCCCATGAAAGAAAAAGAG GGAAGCCATGGACTGAAGAGGAGCATAGAACCTTCTTGGCAGGTTTGAGAAAGCTGGGGAAAGGTGACTGGAGAGGAATTTCAAAGAATTTCGTTCCCACTAGGACCCCAACGCAAGTTGCAAGCCATGCACAAAAGTATTTTCTCAGGCAGGCTGGGACTGATAAGAAGAAACGCAGACCAAGCCTTTTTGACATGGAATTTCAAGAATTCGGATCC AGTGCAAGTCCTTCGGATTCCCTTCAGAGGAAACCACTAGAAGTTCACCTCAGACCGCCAAACCATTTCCACATCATTGCTTGGATGATCGTCCAATCAGATCCTTGA
- the LOC108455236 gene encoding probable transcription factor At5g61620 isoform X2 has product MVKEAGRKCSHCGHNGHNSRTCYVHNSRCCNGKGGCVKLFGVKIGAMYQKQENVMKKSFSMGNLQSHAENNNDDDGYFSDGQIQSKKHKASHERKRGLRKLGKGDWRGISKNFVPTRTPTQVASHAQKYFLRQAGTDKKKRRPSLFDMEFQEFGSSASPSDSLQRKPLEVHLRPPNHFHIIAWMIVQSDP; this is encoded by the exons ATGGTGAAAGAAGCAGGGAGAAAGTGCTCTCATTGTGGACACAATGGCCATAATTCGAGAACTTGTTATGTTCACAATTCGAGATGTTGTAACGGAAAAGGAGGGTGTGTCAAGCTTTTCGGTGTTAAGATAGGTGCAATGTATCAAAAGCAAGAGAATGTAATGAAGAAAAGTTTTAGCATGGGAAATCTGCAATCTCATGCAGAAAACAACAACGATGATGATGGGTATTTTTCTGATGGCCAGATTCAGTCTAAGAAACACAAAGCCTCCCATGAAAGAAAAAGAG GTTTGAGAAAGCTGGGGAAAGGTGACTGGAGAGGAATTTCAAAGAATTTCGTTCCCACTAGGACCCCAACGCAAGTTGCAAGCCATGCACAAAAGTATTTTCTCAGGCAGGCTGGGACTGATAAGAAGAAACGCAGACCAAGCCTTTTTGACATGGAATTTCAAGAATTCGGATCC AGTGCAAGTCCTTCGGATTCCCTTCAGAGGAAACCACTAGAAGTTCACCTCAGACCGCCAAACCATTTCCACATCATTGCTTGGATGATCGTCCAATCAGATCCTTGA